In Anabrus simplex isolate iqAnaSimp1 chromosome 4, ASM4041472v1, whole genome shotgun sequence, a single genomic region encodes these proteins:
- the LOC136872641 gene encoding uncharacterized protein: protein MAADGQDVTPPIPSWLNMDFIQKALRSGDNNPTLTVLSCKVSMANSVGDGYSSDMYRIIARLGGSQERRVIVKCHPQGGFREVLLKKANVFDIETRMLQETLPAMYKLLNDAKPGVYQPFAAKCVYHGNDPIQFIVLEDLRHSGFTLAKRHEGMDLMHCTMVVRALARYHAASIGLHNQNPSSVESYNKFVYNQDMKEEMVKIFETGIRCLSEEVSQWPGFEKYAWKLKKLESKFYDKIVETTKRKNNEFNVLLHGDTWTNNIMFKYADCVLEDIRFVDFQLAYYGSPALDLQYFLHACTKQEIRMNYVDKLIEEYHGTLAETLEILGCSHRSVPLAVIRKAFDDCAFYGLVAATAVLPIVLSKPEDGLDVDDVESGGLSESQKKIYSNKAYVSAIKCMLPLFEEKGLLDC, encoded by the coding sequence ATGGCTGCTGATGGACAAGACGTGACGCCTCCAATACCATCTTGGTTAAATATGGACTTCATCCAGAAGGCTCTCCGTTCTGGGGATAACAATCCCACTCTGACTGTCCTCTCATGTAAAGTTTCCATGGCCAATTCAGTAGGAGACGGCTACAGCTCTGACATGTACAGGATAATAGCCAGGTTAGGAGGTTCACAAGAACGTCGTGTGATCGTGAAATGTCATCCTCAGGGAGGATTTAGAGAAGTATTGCTTAAGAAGGCTAACGTATTCGATATAGAGACTCGAATGTTGCAGGAAACTCTCCCAGCTATGTACAAGCTTCTGAACGATGCCAAGCCAGGAGTATATCAACCATTCGCTGCAAAGTGCGTCTACCATGGAAACGATCCCATCCAATTCATTGTACTGGAAGACCTACGGCATTCTGGGTTTACTCTGGCTAAGAGACATGAGGGTATGGATCTGATGCACTGCACTATGGTTGTAAGAGCTCTAGCTCGTTACCATGCAGCTTCCATTGGTCTCCATAATCAGAATCCTTCATCTGTGGAAAGTTATAACAAATTTGTATATAATCAGGATATGAAGGAGGAAATGGTTAAGATCTTCGAGACTGGAATTCGATGTCTCTCAGAGGAAGTTTCACAATGGCCAGGTTTTGAAAAATACGCCTGGAAATTGAAGAAGCTAGAAAGCAAGTTTTATGACAAAATAGTAGAGACCACCAAACGTAAAAATAATGAATTTAACGTTCTTCTTCATGGGGATACTTGGACGAACAACATCATGTTCAAATATGCTGACTGTGTTCTTGAAGATATACGGTTTGTTGACTTTCAACTTGCTTACTATGGTTCACCGGCTCTAGATCTCCAATATTTTCTGCACGCTTGTACCAAACAGGAAATAAGAATGAATTACGTGGACAAACTGATAGAGGAATATCATGGTACATTAGCGGAGACACTGGAGATCCTTGGTTGTTCTCACCGATCAGTTCCTCTTGCTGTAATAAGGAAGGCCTTCGATGACTGTGCGTTCTACGGCCTTGTGGCTGCAACAGCTGTTCTACCGATTGTTCTTTCAAAACCAGAAGATGGCTTAGATGTTGATGACGTTGAGTCCGGAGGTTTGTCAGAGAGTCAGAAGAAGATATATTCGAATAAAGCGTACGTCAGTGCAATAAAATGCATGTTGCCACTGTTTGAAGAGAAAGGGTTGCTCGATTGTTAA